From Legionellales bacterium, the proteins below share one genomic window:
- the uvrD gene encoding DNA helicase II, whose translation MDVSQLLNELNDIQRQAVSMPAQNSLILAGAGSGKTRVLTHRIAWLIQVERVSPFHILAVTFTNKAAGEMRHRIEELLENRLPGMWVGTFHGIAHRILRRHWQDAHLPEAFQVIDSDDQYRLIRRIMRQLTIDENRWPPKQVQWYINQQKDLGLRAAQLNPHDHFTKTMKQLYAAYEEACQRAGVIDFAELLLRVQQLWREHPAILQQFRDRFRFVLVDEFQDTNAVQYDWLKILLSPHSVVMAVGDDDQSIYGWRGAKIENIQQFSRDFAPVATLRLEQNYRSTATILQAANAVISHNQDRLGKNLWTDGETGEPLNLYIGFNEIDEARFICEQIQQWKNQGGSLNEVAILYRSNAQSRVLEESLLQRGISYRVYGGLRFFERAEIKDVLAYLRLVNNEDDDAAFDRIINTPTRGIGDRSKQLFRDIAAQQNCSLWQAAQFCLQQRELSGRAASSVQQFLDLILSLRETTKTLSLTKQIEQVTEQSGLIQHYQKEKGEKGQSRLENMAELAVAASEFVENLENNQDMELSPLTLFLTQAVLEAGEEYGDKSNQCVQLMTLHSAKGLEFKFVILSGMEEGLFPHSMSYAEPGRIEEERRLCYVGMTRARESLLLTAAESRRIYGQDARHRLSRFVLEIPQHLLRELRLKSQVVRPVWQHPIDEGEFKLGQRVIHPHFGEGIVMNSEGNGEHSRVQVNFQRHGEKWLVLKYAKLETLF comes from the coding sequence ATGGACGTATCACAATTACTCAATGAATTAAACGATATTCAACGCCAAGCAGTTTCGATGCCCGCGCAAAATTCTTTAATTTTGGCCGGTGCGGGTAGTGGAAAAACTCGCGTATTAACGCATCGCATTGCTTGGTTAATTCAAGTCGAACGTGTCTCACCTTTTCATATTTTAGCGGTAACCTTTACCAATAAAGCCGCTGGAGAAATGCGGCATCGTATCGAAGAATTATTAGAAAATCGTCTGCCAGGAATGTGGGTGGGAACTTTTCACGGTATTGCTCATCGGATTTTGCGCCGTCATTGGCAAGATGCGCATTTACCAGAAGCCTTTCAAGTGATCGACAGCGATGATCAATATCGCTTAATTCGGCGAATAATGCGGCAATTAACTATTGACGAAAATCGCTGGCCACCTAAACAAGTGCAATGGTATATCAATCAACAAAAAGATTTAGGTTTGCGTGCCGCGCAATTAAATCCCCACGATCATTTTACTAAAACCATGAAACAATTATATGCAGCGTATGAAGAGGCGTGCCAGCGTGCTGGGGTAATTGATTTTGCCGAACTCTTATTGCGCGTTCAACAATTGTGGCGGGAACACCCCGCGATATTACAACAATTTCGCGATCGATTTCGGTTTGTCTTAGTGGATGAGTTTCAAGATACCAATGCCGTGCAATATGATTGGCTAAAAATTTTATTAAGCCCACACAGTGTGGTGATGGCGGTGGGTGATGATGATCAATCCATTTATGGTTGGCGTGGTGCCAAAATCGAAAACATTCAGCAATTTTCTCGGGATTTTGCCCCCGTTGCCACTTTACGCTTAGAGCAAAATTATCGTTCCACCGCGACTATTTTGCAGGCTGCGAATGCCGTTATTTCACATAATCAAGATCGTTTAGGTAAAAATTTGTGGACGGATGGCGAGACCGGTGAGCCGCTTAATTTATACATTGGATTTAATGAAATTGATGAAGCGCGTTTCATTTGCGAACAAATTCAGCAATGGAAAAATCAAGGCGGCTCTTTAAACGAAGTGGCGATCTTATATCGTTCTAATGCGCAATCGCGTGTGTTAGAAGAATCTTTATTACAGCGCGGCATCAGTTATCGGGTGTATGGAGGCTTACGGTTTTTTGAGCGCGCTGAAATTAAAGATGTCTTGGCATATTTGCGTTTAGTCAATAATGAAGACGATGATGCCGCGTTTGATCGTATCATTAATACGCCCACTCGAGGAATTGGCGATCGCAGTAAACAATTATTTCGTGATATCGCTGCACAGCAAAATTGCAGTTTATGGCAAGCCGCACAATTTTGTTTGCAACAGCGCGAACTGAGCGGGCGCGCGGCAAGTTCAGTGCAACAATTTTTAGATTTAATTTTATCTTTACGCGAAACGACTAAGACATTATCGCTTACCAAACAAATTGAACAGGTTACTGAACAGAGCGGTCTCATTCAACATTATCAAAAAGAAAAAGGCGAGAAAGGCCAATCGCGCTTAGAAAATATGGCAGAATTAGCGGTTGCGGCCAGTGAATTTGTTGAAAATTTAGAAAACAATCAAGACATGGAATTATCCCCGCTCACTTTATTTTTAACGCAAGCGGTTTTAGAAGCAGGTGAAGAATATGGCGACAAATCTAATCAATGCGTGCAATTAATGACATTGCATTCTGCTAAAGGATTGGAATTTAAATTCGTTATTTTATCTGGCATGGAAGAAGGTTTATTTCCGCATAGCATGTCATATGCGGAACCTGGTCGTATAGAAGAAGAACGACGTTTATGTTATGTAGGAATGACGCGTGCGCGCGAATCGTTACTTTTAACCGCGGCTGAAAGCAGAAGAATTTATGGGCAAGATGCCAGACATCGTTTATCGCGTTTTGTGCTGGAAATTCCCCAACATTTATTACGCGAATTACGTTTAAAATCACAAGTCGTAAGACCCGTATGGCAACATCCCATAGATGAAGGTGAATTTAAATTAGGTCAACGCGTGATCCATCCGCATTTTGGTGAAGGAATTGTCATGAACAGCGAAGGTAATGGTGAACATTCGCGTGTGCAAGTGAATTTTCAGCGTCATGGAGAAAAATGGCTGGTATTGAAATACGCGAAATTAGAAACGCTGTTTTAG
- a CDS encoding alpha/beta hydrolase, which produces MPLHPQLNALLKKFAELPVTDFNQFTARQLRELAQMNHFMWGAPPAIARVRDITIELPTHEIPLRIYQHATQKRPTLIYFHGGGHVLGNLATHDTICRHLCLEANVHVIAVDYRLAPENPYPACHEDAYSALRWIIENGHSFNMDVNSIILAGDSAGGNIAALLALRARDENIEKIKLQVLLYPELNLTCQTPSHQHYAQGFYLTKEKIEWLFKQYLPPHVKRDDPLVSPYFADLHQVAPAIIIAAEYDPLCDEAKDYAEKLTASQVNVLYTLETGMIHGFYGMLAICEQGLTSLKKAGRQIQQYLP; this is translated from the coding sequence ATGCCCCTTCATCCGCAATTAAATGCATTGTTAAAAAAATTTGCCGAACTTCCCGTCACTGATTTTAATCAATTTACCGCAAGGCAGTTGCGCGAATTAGCACAGATGAATCATTTTATGTGGGGCGCGCCTCCCGCAATTGCTCGAGTTCGCGATATCACCATTGAATTACCGACGCATGAAATTCCTCTGCGTATTTATCAGCACGCTACCCAAAAACGCCCAACATTAATTTATTTTCATGGCGGTGGCCATGTCTTAGGAAATTTAGCCACCCACGATACCATTTGTCGTCATTTGTGTTTAGAAGCCAATGTTCACGTGATAGCGGTGGATTATCGGTTAGCGCCAGAAAATCCGTATCCTGCTTGTCACGAAGATGCTTATTCTGCATTGCGTTGGATTATTGAAAATGGGCATTCATTTAATATGGATGTTAATTCGATTATTCTTGCTGGCGATAGTGCGGGCGGCAATATTGCCGCCTTATTAGCATTGCGTGCTCGCGATGAAAATATCGAAAAAATAAAATTACAAGTATTGTTGTATCCAGAATTAAATTTAACCTGTCAAACACCGTCACATCAACACTATGCGCAAGGATTTTATTTAACCAAAGAAAAAATTGAGTGGTTATTTAAACAATATTTACCACCCCATGTTAAACGCGACGATCCTTTAGTATCACCCTATTTCGCCGATTTACATCAAGTAGCTCCTGCGATTATTATCGCCGCAGAATACGATCCATTGTGTGATGAAGCCAAAGATTACGCCGAAAAATTAACAGCATCACAAGTGAACGTGCTCTATACATTAGAAACTGGCATGATCCACGGATTTTATGGCATGTTGGCAATATGTGAGCAAGGCTTAACCTCGTTAAAAAAAGCAGGTCGCCAGATCCAACAGTATTTGCCCTAA
- a CDS encoding cupin domain-containing protein codes for MIKYFMIGILSFLLGNTAFATNHQTNPDEDRGIIPHISQHYYADPSLYHFESMPKEQLTPLTARQYIYGSRSEIVKWYLKKGSIIPTHYHPNEQITWIVSGEVIVYSQGKKFTVKAGDVLVIPPNVPHRFVAIADTIDVDFFAPARQDWIDGSANYLQKQNTH; via the coding sequence ATGATAAAATATTTTATGATAGGTATTCTTAGCTTTTTACTCGGCAATACAGCGTTTGCAACAAATCACCAAACTAATCCCGATGAAGATCGTGGGATTATCCCCCACATTAGTCAACATTATTACGCTGACCCCTCTCTCTATCATTTTGAAAGCATGCCGAAAGAACAATTAACCCCCTTAACGGCTCGCCAATATATTTATGGTAGTCGGTCGGAAATCGTTAAATGGTATTTAAAAAAAGGCTCCATTATTCCAACTCACTATCATCCTAACGAACAAATTACTTGGATAGTTTCAGGTGAAGTCATTGTTTATTCGCAAGGAAAAAAATTCACGGTGAAGGCGGGTGATGTCTTAGTGATCCCACCGAATGTGCCGCACCGCTTTGTCGCCATTGCCGATACCATTGATGTGGATTTTTTTGCTCCCGCTCGCCAAGATTGGATCGATGGCAGCGCGAATTATTTGCAAAAACAAAATACTCATTAG